AAAGCCATGTCAGACAGGCACCATAGGCAGTCAGTGCTGAGTCTAAGGCCTGGTGAGTGTGGAATAGACCGGCTGCTCCCAGTTAGTGGTGGGGCTGTGGCTGTGTAGCGGAGGGAGGGCTACGCTGTTGATTAGCGGGCTGCCATAGGGGCGGCGAGAGGTGTGGAAGTAGGGGTACTGATAGAGACCTGCGGGGTAGCTGGAGTAGGCACTGTAGTAGCTGGGGCTCTGGAGCTCTGCATAGTCACACTGGGGGCTGGGCAAGGAGGAGGAGGCTGAGGAGGGGCAACTCCCGGAGCTGAGGGAGGTGTAGTCGGGGTGGGGTGGCAGGGAGCTGTGGGAGTTCTGGCTGCTGTAGTGCCTGGGACTCAGCTGCTCTGTTTTGATCTGCGTTCTGTGGTGAATACCATCGCTGTTACTTGAGGACGAGGAGGTAGAAGGGGGTGCCGTCCCCGCTCCCGGCCCTTTGGGACCCCACGGTGAGGCATTGCTGTGGGAGTGGCCGTAGGAGGAGCTTAGGGACCCAGAGGGGGGGTTGGGTCCTTGCCCCCCGTGCCCATGGTTGGGAGGCGCATCGGCAGAGCCATGCCCGTTGAGTGGCAGGTACTGGTCAAACTCGTGGACGTCGAAGGCCTCCATGTTGCTGATGACATCAGTGCTCAACTCTGAGATATCCACGTTGCTGAAGTCGATGTTCTGCCGACCACCGTCCATGGGGCGCCGGCCCTCGTGTTTCACCCCCAGGTGCAGCTCTGtcttgggggtggtggggggtgtgGGGGGTCCTTGTGGGTGGCCTTTAGAAAAGACACAACAGATGCATAAACATTAGTTACCATATGGAAACAAAAAGGGGAAACCTGCACACCTCAGCAACTAAAAGAAGGAGGGACAAGGTCCTCTACAGTGAGGACCAGAAAAATACCATGCCCAGGTCACTTCCAAACTTTGGACTAACTCAGAGTACATATTATTATTGAATATCGATTGATCGGGAATCAAAATGGGAAAAACACTGACTTGTCTGCTCTGGATGATGATGCCCATCCCCCATGGAGGCCAGTCTGGCCAGACCAGGTTCAGCCTTGTACATCTGGCCCGGGTGGAGGTGGGCCAGCTCAGCCCCGGAGTCGGAGTCACTCTGACCTGGCTTGGTGCTCTTCCTTCTCCGTGGTTGGTACTTGTAGTCAGGGTAGTCTTTCTTGTGTTGGACCCTCAGTCTTTCTGCCTCCTCCACAAATGGCCTCTTCTCGCTTTCAGAGAGCAGGCTGGAAATGTATGACATTTTGGGTTGAATTGAACATGTGGACTACTATAAGATGCACAATGCTGGATGTCATAGTAAATATCATTATCATTATTCTAAACAAAACGCCATGTAGAATTAGGTTAA
Above is a window of Coregonus clupeaformis isolate EN_2021a unplaced genomic scaffold, ASM2061545v1 scaf0086, whole genome shotgun sequence DNA encoding:
- the LOC121551569 gene encoding transcription factor Sox-8-like; the encoded protein is MTEENSKSFKNHPCSPTGTASSMSQDDSDSDVPSSPTGSDGQAPGHSPGDGITPKLDTGEEDNRFPACIRDAVSQVLNGYDWSLVPMPTRGDRTLKNKPHVKRPMNAFMVWAQAARRKLADQYPHLHNAELSKTLGKLWRLLSESEKRPFVEEAERLRVQHKKDYPDYKYQPRRRKSTKPGQSDSDSGAELAHLHPGQMYKAEPGLARLASMGDGHHHPEQTSHPQGPPTPPTTPKTELHLGVKHEGRRPMDGGRQNIDFSNVDISELSTDVISNMEAFDVHEFDQYLPLNGHGSADAPPNHGHGGQGPNPPSGSLSSSYGHSHSNASPWGPKGPGAGTAPPSTSSSSSNSDGIHHRTQIKTEQLSPRHYSSQNSHSSLPPHPDYTSLSSGSCPSSASSSLPSPQCDYAELQSPSYYSAYSSYPAGLYQYPYFHTSRRPYGSPLINSVALPPLHSHSPTTNWEQPVYSTLTRP